TATGCGCAATGGGTCTTTTATTTCAATTATGAGTCGCCTGATTGCAGCCGGCCGACAACGGCACCCGCCATTCATGCTCTTTCGGGAGCCAAACTGTTGGCTTCTGCCGATTACAACACCGGTTCCGACTTCAAATTACTGCTATTGAACAGTAAAGTGCCTTACGATTACAAACCGTATTTTAATGGTTGGAACCGCAGCGGGGACATCAGCGACAGTGGCGTAGTCATTCATCATCCGGAAGGAGACATCAAAATGATTTCGACCTATAAAACGCCAACCCGCCCTGTAGACTATTATGGCAGTACCACCGATCCGAATGCAGATTTTTGGGAAGTTCATTGGGCTACTACCGTTTCGGGACACGGAGTTACAGAAGGCGGCTCGTCCGGATCTCCGTTATTCGATCCCAACAAACTGATTATTGGCACCTTAACCGGTGGCGACGCAGCATGTAGCGCTCCGGATGCCCCGGATTACTTTGGCCGGTTCAGCAAACATTGGGATGCTGGCGGTACAGATTCTACACGGCAACTGAAATACTGGCTGGACAAAGCCCAAACCGGAATTGTTGAAATGACCGGTTACGACCCGCTTTCTACTGCTGCCATTGCCAATTTTTCTTCTGATGTAAAAAAAACCCCCATCGGCGGAACCATCCGTTTTGTTGATCTTTCAACCGGCCCGGTAACTGGTTATCACTGGGAATTTGAAGGAGGCGAACCGGCTACGTACGATAGCAAAACCCCTCCTTCTATCCAATATCCACATATGGGAACTTTTCAGGTTAAGCTGACCGTAACTTCGGCAGCCGGAACCAATACCAAAATCGATTCGGTTTTTGTGCTACCCGTCATCTATCCCAATCCGGTAAAAGATGGAAAAATCTATATCCTGCTGGGAAGTTATCAACCGGAAGACATTTCCATCGAGGTATTCGACATGCTGGGAAGAAAAGTCAATATTTTCAAGCCACAATTCGGAACCGACCACGTCAGTCTGTTGCTTCCGCATAACCAAAACGGACTTTATATTATCCGGCTGACCAATA
The sequence above is drawn from the Candidatus Sulfidibacterium hydrothermale genome and encodes:
- a CDS encoding T9SS type A sorting domain-containing protein, translated to MKNKIRKKNKLRRIQKIIPLLLAGMLLPLLVAAQIQRKGTPASWNFQNKETTPVVRLKATQPVKQLNVQKNSTAAPQPLAAGYIVPFDSLLLQQGIWQQLPDGTWAWKLTVHLKGSGAMNFYFSHLNFHPDDKLFLYTTDRRQLLGAFGTWDSTSRMGTAYLQDSIVTVEFDARERYDQLPFLITGVGNITQPSEKSLKDFGDAGSCEIPVNCPEGKEYQNQKNGVARILLRDGNSLYWCTGSLINDTRNDGTPYFLTANHCGSSSSASDYAQWVFYFNYESPDCSRPTTAPAIHALSGAKLLASADYNTGSDFKLLLLNSKVPYDYKPYFNGWNRSGDISDSGVVIHHPEGDIKMISTYKTPTRPVDYYGSTTDPNADFWEVHWATTVSGHGVTEGGSSGSPLFDPNKLIIGTLTGGDAACSAPDAPDYFGRFSKHWDAGGTDSTRQLKYWLDKAQTGIVEMTGYDPLSTAAIANFSSDVKKTPIGGTIRFVDLSTGPVTGYHWEFEGGEPATYDSKTPPSIQYPHMGTFQVKLTVTSAAGTNTKIDSVFVLPVIYPNPVKDGKIYILLGSYQPEDISIEVFDMLGRKVNIFKPQFGTDHVSLLLPHNQNGLYIIRLTNKNSVNTFKVINFHL